In a single window of the Leptospira sanjuanensis genome:
- a CDS encoding MBL fold metallo-hydrolase RNA specificity domain-containing protein, whose protein sequence is MNSSIQIHFLGAAGTVTGSKYLIDTGKTKILIDCGLFQGLKELRLLNWAQLPVRASEIDFVLLTHGHLDHVGYIPRLVKQGFRGKIFGSAPTLEITEIILKDSGKIQEEEADRANRGGYSKHKPALPLYDLKEAIASLSFLYPIELDHWKDLGEGVRVRLKYNGHILGATFIELEVFGKLFVFSGDIGRPKDILLYPPNRPEQADYIFTESTYGDRIHPSDPETALLEILNDTLKNDGTVILPSFAVERTQSLMYLLWKFKSMGKIPNVPMILDSPMGRNVFEVFQTHTKWHKLSSMECSQIWENFQKTESIKETYKLAENRAPKIVIAGSGMATGGRVLTYLQYYLGDPNSTILLCGFQALGTRGRQLQDGNPEIKIYGRFYDVKAKVRSVEGLSSHADQREILEWLGNLKRKPEKVFIVHGEKGASDTLRVKLKDSLQFECEVPNLFDIVEIKL, encoded by the coding sequence ATGAATTCTTCCATTCAAATTCATTTCTTGGGAGCGGCGGGAACCGTGACCGGCTCCAAATATCTGATCGATACGGGTAAGACTAAGATCCTGATCGATTGCGGCTTGTTTCAGGGGCTTAAGGAACTTCGGTTATTGAATTGGGCGCAACTGCCCGTCCGGGCTTCCGAAATCGATTTCGTATTATTGACTCACGGCCACTTGGATCACGTAGGTTATATTCCGAGACTTGTCAAACAAGGCTTTCGAGGAAAGATTTTCGGAAGCGCTCCTACGCTGGAAATTACGGAGATTATTCTCAAAGACTCCGGAAAAATTCAGGAAGAAGAAGCCGATCGCGCCAATCGGGGAGGATATTCCAAACACAAACCCGCACTTCCATTGTACGATCTTAAAGAAGCGATCGCTTCCCTTTCCTTTCTGTATCCGATCGAATTGGATCATTGGAAAGATCTTGGAGAAGGCGTTCGCGTACGATTGAAATACAACGGGCACATACTCGGTGCGACCTTTATCGAATTGGAAGTCTTCGGCAAGTTGTTCGTTTTTTCCGGAGACATCGGCAGACCGAAGGATATTCTTTTGTATCCTCCCAATCGTCCCGAACAAGCGGATTATATTTTTACGGAAAGTACGTACGGCGATAGGATTCATCCTTCCGATCCGGAAACGGCACTGCTGGAAATATTAAACGATACACTGAAGAACGATGGAACCGTGATTCTTCCCAGCTTTGCGGTGGAAAGAACGCAGAGCCTTATGTATCTTCTTTGGAAATTTAAATCGATGGGAAAAATTCCGAACGTTCCCATGATTCTAGATAGTCCTATGGGTCGAAACGTCTTTGAAGTTTTTCAAACTCATACGAAATGGCATAAACTTTCTTCGATGGAATGTTCGCAGATCTGGGAAAATTTTCAAAAAACGGAATCGATCAAGGAAACGTATAAACTCGCGGAAAACCGCGCTCCTAAAATCGTAATCGCCGGCAGCGGTATGGCAACCGGCGGTCGAGTTCTCACGTATCTTCAATATTATTTGGGAGATCCGAATTCGACGATTCTTCTATGCGGTTTTCAAGCGCTGGGAACCAGAGGAAGACAACTGCAGGACGGAAATCCTGAAATCAAAATCTACGGAAGATTCTACGATGTGAAAGCGAAAGTCCGCTCCGTGGAAGGATTATCTTCCCACGCTGATCAAAGAGAGATTCTGGAATGGCTTGGAAATTTAAAACGAAAACCCGAAAAGGTTTTTAT